In Ipomoea triloba cultivar NCNSP0323 chromosome 7, ASM357664v1, a single genomic region encodes these proteins:
- the LOC116025867 gene encoding uncharacterized protein LOC116025867: MPFSGAFLVSVATVSAEIWQRVACLPEHIPGEQLLDLVLCFPARELGRMAMHLWDFLCFSPPTPYYGITYAYTSSDDDDSDYGRPYAGLEYYDDDDDDEDSSSSG, translated from the coding sequence ATGCCGTTCAGCGGCGCATTTTTGGTGTCAGTGGCGACGGTTTCCGCCGAGATTTGGCAGCGCGTGGCGTGCTTGCCGGAACACATCCCCGGCGAGCAGTTATTGGATCTGGTCCTCTGTTTCCCCGCCCGAGAGCTGGGCCGTATGGCTATGCACCTCTGGGATTTCCTCTGCTTCTCGCCGCCGACGCCATATTACGGTATTACTTACGCTTACACCTCTTCCGATGACGACGATAGCGACTACGGGCGGCCTTATGCTGGCCTAGAGTActacgacgacgacgacgacgatgaGGACTCGTCGAGCTCCGGTTGA
- the LOC116025574 gene encoding receptor-like protein 46, which produces MAKQYLLVLVVFLNFFASLCCPDDQQGFLLEFKSAFLKSVNSSSSNEIFVYGLETWNSTSDCCSWERVICKPRGNSRTVTGLHLDSLVATTPSEEPGVVVNAAVLTPLCSIRSLMLLDLSSNQIQGEIPGKALGNLTNLVHLDLMQNNFSGSIPPQIFHFRYLQYLDLSGNQLTGELSPEIGSLGNLQALKLDDNLLGGNISMEIGNLKKLQILSLRNNKVSGAIPVSILNLKELQVLDLRENHMTDEIPAKIGSLSNLTTLALSKNKFTGIIPSSIHNLSRLQTLRLENNNLTGEVPSWLFGIKSLQDLFLGGNSLKWNNNARIVPECKLLQLSLQSCGLEGEIPDWISTQKTLGYMDLSRNNLSGTFPQWLAEMEVGSIILSENDFTGSLPPQLFNSRSLSILDLSRNRFSGKLPDNIGNATAIMLLILGNNQFSGTIPVSLSNIYRLLLLDLSKNRFSGDTFPVFDPSGLLAYVDLSSNDLSGEIPLSFPQETRILALGNNRFSGSLPRNLTNMSMLEHLDLHDNKISGELPEFITQMSSLRSLNLRNNLLRGSVPTGLSRMEKLQILDLSDNSFTGKIPQEVGNLMGMINTPTTFSSLLDLFTFKIEYTDLNVIWKRTIQGISSGAASDIYSWLDLSSNRFSVKIPPSLGNLKGLKMLNMSFNSLSGTIPSSFGDLESIESLDLSHNTISGSIPQSFVKLQALGTLDVSNNRLTGKIPAGGQMDTFTDPAYANNSGLCGFQIQVPCPQDLPPSSPEEPETMNVWFVWEGMLIGFPFGLFLSVFILFLTGFFIPKEPTDSSQRLQRTPTQNRSIFSRMSV; this is translated from the coding sequence ATGGCCAAACAATACCTGCTAGTGCTAGTTgttttcttgaatttctttgcTTCTTTATGTTGTCCTGATGATCAACAGGGATTCCTTCTCGAGTTCAAATCCGCCTtccttaaaagtgtgaactcgTCCTCTTCAAACGAAATCTTTGTTTATGGATTAGAGACGTGGAATTCCACGTCTGATTGCTGCAGTTGGGAGAGGGTCATATGCAAGCCCCGCGGAAATTCAAGAACTGTCACGGGTCTCCATCTCGATTCTCTTGTGGCCACAACGCCATCTGAGGAGCCCGGGGTGGTGGTAAACGCTGCGGTTTTGACACCCCTTTGCAGTATAAGATCCTTGATGCTGCTAGACTTGTCCTCCAACCAAATACAGGGAGAAATTCCAGGCAAGGCATTGGGAAATCTGACCAATTTGGTTCACCTTGACCTGATGCAGAACAACTTCAGTGGCTCTATTCCTCCACAGATCTTTCACTTCAGGTACCTGCAATATCTTGACTTGAGCGGTAATCAGTTAACCGGGGAGTTGAGTCCCGAGATTGGAAGTCTTGGAAACCTGCAGGCACTGAAGCTCGATGATAATCTCCTTGGCGGAAACATCAGCATGGAGATTGGAAACCTTAAAAAGTTGCAGATATTGTCTCTCAGAAACAATAAGGTTTCTGGTGCAATTCCAGTGTCAATACTCAATTTAAAGGAGCTGCAAGTATTAGACTTGAGGGAAAACCATATGACAGACGAAATTCCAGCCAAGATTGGAAGCTTGTCCAATCTGACAACTCTAGCCTTGAGCAAGAACAAGTTTACCGGCATAATCCCATCATCAATACACAACTTGAGCAGGCTCCAGACTCTTCGGCTCGAAAACAACAATCTCACAGGAGAAGTTCCATCCTGGTTATTCGGCATCAAGTCTCTGCAGGATTTGTTTCTCGGTGGGAATTCACTGAAATGGAATAACAATGCCAGGATAGTGCCCGAGTGCAAGTTATTGCAGCTCTCTCTTCAATCCTGTGGCCTCGAGGGAGAAATCCCAGATTGGATTTCGACACAGAAAACTTTGGGTTACATGGATTTGAGCAGGAACAACCTCAGTGGAACATTCCCACAATGGCTTGCAGAGATGGAGGTCGGGAGTATCATTCTGTCAGAAAACGATTTCACAGGTTCTCTTCCTCCTCAGCTATTCAATTCCAGAAGTTTATCTATTCTTGACCTTTCAAGAAACAGATTCTCAGGAAAGCTCCCAGACAATATTGGAAATGCTACTGCCATTATGTTACTCATTTTGGGTAACAACCAGTTTTCGGGGACAATCCCTGTTTCCCTCTCGAACATTTATCGTTTGCTGTTGTTGGACTTATCGAAAAACAGATTTTCTGGTGATACATTCCCAGTTTTTGATCCCAGTGGCTTACTTGCATATGTGGATTTATCCTCTAATGATCTTTCAGGAGAAATCCCTCTAAGCTTTCCTCAAGAAACCAGGATTCTTGCCTTGGGAAACAATAGATTTTCTGGATCATTGCCCAGAAATTTGACTAATATGAGCATGCTTGAACATCTCGATCTCCATGACAACAAGATCAGTGGAGAACTCCCCGAATTCATCACCCAAATGTCGTCTCTTCGCAGTCTAAATCTGAGAAACAATCTCCTCCGGGGCTCAGTACCAACCGGCCTGTCCAGAATGGAAAAACTCCAAATCTTGGACTTGTCAGACAACAGCTTCACTGGAAAAATCCCACAGGAGGTAGGGAATCTGATGGGAATGatcaacacaccaacgacattTTCATCGCTGTTGGACTTGTTCACTTTCAAGATTGAGTACACAGACTTGAACGTGATCTGGAAGAGAACGATCCAAGGGATTTCATCAGGCGCTGCCAGTGATATCTATTCTTGGTTGGACTTGTCAAGCAACAGATTTTCAGTCAAAATCCCGCCATCTTTAGGCAACCTTAAAGGCTTGAAGATGCTGAACATGTCCTTCAACAGCCTGTCTGGGACAATCCCCTCGAGTTTTGGTGATCTCGAGAGCATCGAGAGCTTAGACTTGTCCCACAACACCATCTCAGGCTCAATCCCACAATCTTTTGTGAAGCTGCAAGCACTGGGCACTCTGGATGTCAGCAACAATCGCCTCACCGGTAAAATCCCAGCAGGTGGACAGATGGACACCTTCACTGATCCAGCATATGCCAACAACAGTGGACTCTGTGGGTTCCAAATTCAGGTGCCATGTCCACAGGACTTGCCACCTTCAAGTCCAGAAGAACCTGAGACCATGAATGTATGGTTTGTGTGGGAAGGAATGCTGATTGGGTTCCCTTTTGGTCTGTTTTTATCAGTCTTTATCCTGTTCCTCACTGGCTTTTTCATCCCCAAAGAACCCACAGATTCCAGCCAGCGCCTCCAAAGAACACCAACTCAGAACAGGAGCATTTTCAGTAGGATGTCTGTCTGA
- the LOC116025575 gene encoding protein MET1, chloroplastic, with the protein MASTSCTSLCSSSPVRRISSRKQTSSLCSLLKLNQSSVNLPFLSSSFCNSRPASALKASKTEAAKAESEGNEEEEKYEEYEVEIVKPYGIKFAKGRDGGTYIDAIAPGGSADKTGAFTVGDRVISTSAVFGDEIWPAAEYGRTMYTIRQRIGPLLMRMEKRYGKMESMTGELSEKEIIRQERNAGFISDRVREIQLANAMKKREQKEQREKDLREGLQLYKSAKYEEALEKFESVLGSRPDPTEAAVASYNVACCYSKLNQIQAGLSALADALEAGFEDFKRVRTDPDLAGLRASEDFEPLLKKFDESFINENAINALKSLFGFNKK; encoded by the exons ATGGCTTCAACAAGCTGCACATCCCTGTGTTCTTCTTCCCCAGTACGAAGAATCAGTTCCCGCAAGCAAACCTCATCTCTGTGTTCCTTGCTCAAGCTCAACCAGTCGTCCGTGAATCTCCCATTTCTGAGCAGCAGTTTCTGCAATTCCCGCCCAGCTTCAGCGCTCAAGGCCTCGAAAACGGAGGCAGCTAAGGCGGAAAGTGAAGGCAATGAAGAGGAGGAGAAGTATGAAGAGTATGAGGTGGAGATAGTGAAGCCGTACGGGATAAAATTCGCTAAGGGCAGAGATGGTGGGACTTACATTGATGCCATTGCACCTGGAGGATCAGCTGATAAGACTGGAGCCTTCACTGTTGGGGATAGGGTTATTTCCACCAG TGCAGTATTTGGAGATGAAATATGGCCTGCTGCTGAATATGGCAGAACCATGTATACAATCCGGCAGAGAATTGGTCCATTGCTCATGAGAATGGAGAAAAGATATG GAAAGATGGAGAGTATGACAGGTGAGTTGTCAGAAAAGGAAATTATTCGACAAGAAAGGAATGCTGGTTTCATTAGTGACAGGGTGAGAGAGATTCAG TTGGCAAATGCAATGAAGAAAAGAGAACAGAAAGAGCAACGAGAAAAGGATCTTCGGGAAGGACTGCAGCTGTACAA GAGTGCCAAATATGAAGAAGCATTGGAGAAATTCGAGTCTGTATTAGGTTCACGACCAGATCCAACTGAAGCTGCTGTAGCAAGTTACAACGTCGCATGTTGTTATTCTAAGCTTAATCAG ATACAAGCTGGGTTGTCTGCTTTGGCGGATGCATTGGAAGCAGGATTTGAAGATTTCAAG AGAGTCAGAACAGACCCTGATCTTGCTGGTCTAAGAGCATCTGAGGACTTTGAACCTCTTCTCAAGAAATTCGATGAATCATTCATCAATGAAAACGCAATCAACGCGCTTAAATCTTTGTTCGGATTCAACAAAAAGTAG
- the LOC116025350 gene encoding ruBisCO large subunit-binding protein subunit beta, chloroplastic: MASTFAGMSSAGSLAAPSSCMKDNRLAISSNKLSSLASISSSSFGRRKNVVLRKTRPCQITAAAKELYFNKDGSAIKKLQIGVNKLSDLVGVTLGPKGRNVVLESKYGAPKIVNDGVTVAREVELEDPVENIGAKLVRQAAAKTNDLAGDGTTTSVVLAQGLIAEGVKVVAAGANPVLITRGIEKTTKALVSELKNMSKEVEDSELADVAAVSAGNNYEVGNMIAEAMSKVGRKGVVTLEEGKSAENSLRVVEGMQFDRGYISPYFVTDSEKMAVEYDNCKLLLVDKKITNARDLINVLESAIRSGYPILIIAEDIEQEALATLVVNKLRGALKVAALKAPGFGERKSQYLDDIAILTGGTVIREEVGLSLDKADSDVLGHAAKVVLTKDSSTIVGDGSTQEEVSKRVAQIKNLIEVAEQDYEKEKLNERIAKLSGGVAVIQVGAQTETELKEKKLRVEDALNATKAAVEEGIVVGGGCTLLRLSSKVDALKESLENEEEKVGADIVKRALSYPLKLIAKNAGVNGSVVSEKVLSSDNPKYGYNAATGNYEDLMAAGIIDPTKVVRCCLEHASSVAKTFLMSDCVVVEIKEPEPVMAGNPMDNSGYGY, from the exons ATGGCTTCTACCTTTGCTGGCATGTCTTCAGCTGGTTCATTGGCTGCTCCTAGCAGCTGCATGAAGGACAACAGGCTAGCAATTTCTTCAAATAAGTTGTCATCTCTTGCTTCTATATCTTCAAGCtcatttgggaggaggaaaaaTGTTGTTCTACGCAAAACACGCCCTTGCCAAATAACAGCTGCAGCCAAGGAGTTGTATTTCAATAAGGATGGATCAGCTATTAAGAAACTCCAA ATTGGTGTTAATAAGCTTTCTGATCTAGTTGGGGTCACACTTGGTCCCAAGGGAAGGAATGTTGTTCTTGAGAGCAAGTATGGTGCTCCAAAAATTGTCAATGATGGAGTTACTGTGGCCAGAGAG GTTGAGCTGGAGGACCCTGTGGAGAACATAGGTGCTAAGCTGGTGAGACAAGCTGCAGCCAAAACCAATGACTTGGCAGGGGATGGGACAACAACATCTGTTGTTCTTGCACAAGGCCTAATTGCTGAAGGTGTCAAG GTTGTTGCAGCTGGTGCAAACCCTGTCTTGATCACTAGAGGAATTGAGAAGACCACAAAAGCTTTAGTGTCTGAGCTGAAAAACATGTCAAAAGAG GTGGAAGACAGTGAACTAGCAGATGTGGCTGCAGTGAGTGCTGGGAACAACTATGAAGTGGGAAATATGATTGCTGAAGCCATGAGCAAAGTTGGTAGGAAGGGAGTCGTGACTCTAGAAGAGGGGAAAAGTGCTGAAAACAGTCTACGTGTTGTAGAAGGAATGCAATTTGATAGAGGTTACATTTCACCATACTTTGTAACTGATAGTGAGAAAATGGCTGTTGAATATGATAACTGTAAG TTACTACTGGTtgacaaaaaaataacaaatgcaAGGGATCTTATTAATGTGTTGGAAAGTGCCATCAGAAGTGGTTATCCCATTCTGATAATTGCTGAAGATATTGAACAAGAAGCTCTTGCAACCTTGGTGGTGAATAAACTTAGGGGTGCATTGAAGGTTGCTGCTCTCAAAGCTCCTGGTTTTGGTGAACGGAAATCCCAGTATCTTGATGATATAGCAATTCTTACTGGAG GAACTGTAATTAGGGAAGAGGTTGGCCTTAGCTTAGACAAGGCTGACAGTGATGTCCTTGGTCATGCTGCCAAGGTAGTCCTAACTAAGGACTCTTCGACAATTGTTGGCGATGGCAGCACCCAGGAAGAAGTCAGTAAGCGTGTTGCACAGATTAAAAACCTTATTGAG GTTGCAGAGCAAGATTATGAGAAGGAAAAGCTAAATGAAAGAATTGCAAAATTATCAGGAGGTGTTGCTGTCATTCAG GTTGGTGCACAAACTGAAACAGaactaaaagaaaagaaacttaGAGTGGAAGATGCCTTAAATGCAACAAAG GCTGCTGTTGAGGAAGGCATTGTTGTTGGAGGTGGATGCACTCTTTTGAGGCTTTCTTCAAAAGTTGATGCCCTTAAGGAGAGCCTTGAGAATGAAGAGGAGAAG GTTGGAGCGGATATTGTCAAAAGAGCATTGAGTTACCCTTTGAAGTTGATTGCAAAAAATGCTGGTGTTAATGGAAGTGTTGTTAGTGAGAAG GTGCTTTCAAGTGACAACCCAAAGTATGGATACAATGCTGCGACAGGCAACTATGAAGACTTGATGGCTGCTGGAATTATTGATCCAACCAAG GTGGTCAGATGTTGTTTAGAGCATGCTTCATCTGTGGCCAAGACATTCTTGATGTCAGACTGTGTGGTGGTTGAGATAAAGGAGCCTGAACCAGTCATGGCCGGGAACCCCATGGATAACTCCG GATATGGTTACTAG
- the LOC116026154 gene encoding probable serine/threonine-protein kinase PBL16, giving the protein MGNCWCRWEPSIYNAKSESPKDQSPSQKERKEETKLPSNPEEVEHLRSTSAVNPLVAFTFDELITITKNFRRDYMLGGGGFGNVYKGFITEDLREGLQPITVAVKVHDGDNSYQGHREWLAEVIFLGQLSHPNLVKLIGYCCEDDHRVLIYEYMARGSVESNLFSRVLPPLPWSIRMKIVFGAAKGLAFLHEAEKPVIYRDFKTSNILLDLDYNAKLSDFGLAKDGPVGDKSHVSTRIMGTYGYAAPEYIMTGHLSPRSDVYSFGVVLLELLTGRKSLDKSRPAREQNLTDWAVPLLREKKKVLTIVDPRLDGDYPVKAIHKAAMLAYHCLNRNPKARPLMRDIVDSLEPLQVPCEVPADKPVMTVITESANGVVKEQLPS; this is encoded by the exons AGTCTCCAAAGGATCAGAGTCCATCGCAGAAAGAGAGGAAAGAGGAAACCAAGCTACCGTCGAATCCAGAAGAAGTAGAGCACCTGCGTAGCACTTCTGCTGTGAATCCATTGGTTGCGTTTACGTTTGATGAACTTATAACCATTACTAAAAACTTTAGAAGAGACTATATGCTCGGGGGAGGAGGGTTTGGAAATGTTTACAAGGGATTCATTACCGAGGATCTAAGGGAGGGGCTTCAGCCTATTACTGTGGCTGTTAAGGTTCATGATGGAGATAACAGCTATCAAGGCCACAGGGAATGGCTG GCTGAAGTGATATTTCTGGGGCAACTTTCTCACCCAAACTTGGTTAAACTGATTGGCTACTGCTGCGAAGATGACCACCGGGTGCTTATATACGAGTACATGGCGCGGGGTAGCGTTGAAAGCAATTTGTTTTCAA GAGTATTGCCTCCACTTCCATGGTCTATCAGAATGAAGATCGTGTTTGGAGCAGCGAAAGGACTCGCGTTTCTGCATGAAGCTGAGAAACCCGTCATCTACCGTGATTTTAAGACGTCTAATATTCTACTAGACCTG GATTACAATGCAAAGCTCTCTGATTTTGGCCTAGCAAAAGATGGACCAGTTGGGGATAAGTCTCATGTTTCTACTCGAATCATGGGAACTTACGGTTATGCTGCCCCCGAATATATCATGACAG GCCATCTGTCTCCAAGAAGCGACGTTTACAGCTTTGGCGTCGTGCTTCTCGAGCTCCTCACGGGAAGAAAATCCTTAGACAAATCGAGACCTGCCCGGGAACAGAACCTCACAGACTGGGCTGTGCCATTGCTCCGCGAGAAGAAAAAGGTGCTCACCATCGTCGATCCAAGGCTGGATGGAGATTATCCCGTCAAGGCGATTCACAAGGCGGCAATGTTGGCGTATCACTGCCTAAATCGCAACCCGAAAGCGCGGCCCCTGATGCGAGACATTGTGGACTCTCTGGAGCCACTGCAGGTCCCTTGTGAAGTCCCTGCTGATAAACCTGTCATGACTGTGATTACTGAGAGTGCAAATGGAGTTGTCAAAGAACAGTTGCCCAGTTAA